From the genome of Triticum aestivum cultivar Chinese Spring chromosome 3B, IWGSC CS RefSeq v2.1, whole genome shotgun sequence, one region includes:
- the LOC123071198 gene encoding uncharacterized protein: MASALRFAARKMCSRVLQRAPHPYLSASASAAVKEGQRRIGHAGSSLRRFCSSGSPNLVNNTKHGVQSAAESASFISNAEYTPWWSDNHPKFLRNIFLYTVAVSTGSVATLYAVARIHGGPLFREALGLEPNPSNKDDRQSD, translated from the exons ATGGCGTCGGCGCTTCGTTTCGCGGCGAGAAAGATGTGCAGCCGCGTCCTTCAGCGAGCACCGCATCCGTATTTGTCGGCGAGCGCCTCAGCGGCCGTCAAGGAGGGACAGCGGCGGATCGGCCATGCCGGGAGCTCCCTTCGCCGATTTTGCTCCTCAGGATCACCTAATCTTGTTAATAACACCAAG CATGGAGTGCAATCAGCCGCGGAATCAGCTTCGTTCATCAGTAATGCGGAATACACACCATG GTGGTCAGATAATCACCCTAAGTTTCTACGCAACATATTTCTGTATACAGTCGCGGTGTCTACAGGAAGCGTTGCAACGCTCTATGCGGTGGCCCGTATACATGGGGGGCCATTATTCAGGGAAGCATTAGGATTGGAGCCTAATCCAAGCAACAAGGATGATCGACAGTCAGATTAA
- the LOC123071197 gene encoding uncharacterized protein, producing the protein MSAAIRSVSRRLATAGAVHGAQGGTLAVAAPVRRPVITLPARGYSASSAGITSIAKETGQRLYKAVLRSTPFMASVTTYATVVSAVGYWVIETVEGGVNKKLVEQNNTLAVKLEAEKVKREGFQSIATHAHQESARRIDESMFDVRLQLNKLFLRWLEGHEVNLKRMKDMEQRIDALTREVDALKKSPSAKDDDTPIKRS; encoded by the exons ATGTCTGCGGCGATCCGCTCGGTCTCACgccggctggccacagccggagcCGTCCACGGTGCGCAGGGTGGTACCCTTGCTGTCGCCGCCCCAGTTCGTCGCCCGGTGATAACCCTCCCTGCCCGTGGCTATTCTGCTTCGTCTGCAGG GATTACTTCAATTGCTAAGGAGACTGGCCAGAGGCTGTACAAAGCTGTTCTTCGGTCCACCCCGTTCATGGCATCAGTCACCACCTATGCAACTGTGGTTTCGGCAGTTGGATACTGGGTCATTGAGACTGTTGAGGGTGGAGTGAATAAGAAGCTTGTTGAGCAGAATAACACTCTCGCCGTGAAGCTTGAAGCGGAGAAGGTGAAGCGTGAGGGCTTTCAGAGCATAGCTACCCATGCCCATCAGGAGAGTGCCCGCAGGATTGATGAATCAATGTTTGATGTACGTCTTCAGCTCAACAAACTGTTCCTCCGCTGGTTGGAGGGACATGAGGTCAACTTGAAAAGAATGAAGGACATGGAGCAAAGGATTGATGCATTGACAAGGGAGGTTGATGCATTGAAGAAATCTCCTTCTGCAAAG GATGATGATACGCCAATCAAGAGGAGCTGA